TCGTCATTTGAACAGGAAGTCATAAAGACGACTGCCAGAAGAAGTAGGCCGGTTTTGATAAATTTTGAAGTTGTTTTCATTGCTTTTTTATTTTTTAGTGTTTAACGAAATTAATATAAAGATTAAACAAAAAAAGAAGATTATTAAATCTTTAACAGCTTTGAATTCTTGATAATAGATAATAAAGCTTCTATTTTATTTAGGCTTGAGTGGTATGCACTACCAATTATTCAGATGACGATCATTTTTAATAGTTGCTTTTGTTTAATGATAATTAATAAAAGATTAACAATATATATTAAGGACATCACCTTTTTACACTCTTTTGAAAAGACATCAAGGCCTACTTCCTACGCAATATTTTGTATTTTTGCACAGCGAATTAAGCAGGATGAAAAAAGTAGTTGTCGGACTTTCAGGAGGAGTGGATAGTAGTGTTGCGGCCTTCCTCTTGAAACAACAGGGGTACGAAGTCATTGGCCTTTTTATGAAGAATTGGCACGATGATTCGGTCACTATTTCCAAAGAGTGTCCCTGGCTTGAAGATAGCAATGATGCATTGATCGTGGCTGAAAAACTGGGTATTCCTTTTCAGACTGTCGACCTTAGTGCCCAATACAAGGAAAGGATAGTAGACTATATGTTCCGCGAATACGAGATGGGCAGAACTCCTAACCCGGATGTTTTGTGCAACCGGGAGATCAAGTTTGATGTTTTTATGAAAATTGCGCTCGATTTGGGTGCCGATTTTGTGGCGACCGGGCATTACTGCCGAAAGGGCGAAATCAGGGATAACCAGGGGAATGTACATTATCAACTTTTGGCGGGGAAAGATCCCAACAAAGACCAATCCTATTTTCTTTGCCAGCTTTCTCAGCAGCAATTGGCCAGGACGCTGTTTCCCATTGGGGAACTCATCAAGCCTGAGGTACGTGCAATAGCCGCAGAACATAATTTGATTACAGCCGAAAAGAAGGATTCTCAGGGACTGTGTTTTATTGGTAAAGTAAGGCTGCCCGATTTCCTTCAGCAGAAACTAAAACCTAAACGCGGCGACATCGTAGAGGTACCTGCCTCTGCTCTGCATTACCATAATGGTATACCACAATTTGAAACCAAGGCCGATGAACTGGCCTATCATTCTGAAAAACCAGACTATAAATTGCAAGATGGTACAGTGGTTGGAGAACACCAGGGAGCACATTACTTTACTATAGGGCAGCGTAAAGGTCTGGATGTAGGAGGAACAAAAGAACCGCTGTTTGTGATTGGTACGGATGTAAACTCAAACATAATATATACCGGACAGGGAAAGTCTCACCCTGGACTTTACCGAAGAACCCTGTTTGTAAAAGAAGATGAGGTGCATTGGGTAAGGCCTGATATGGCTTTAGATCCAGACCAAAGCCTAGAAGTCATGGCCAGGATACGATACAGACAACCCCTTCAAAATGCTAAGTTGTACAAAGTAGAGCAGGGGATGTATGTCGACTTTGATGTAAAACAGTCGGCCATCACTGAAGGACAGTTTGTAGCCTGGTATATAGGCGAAGAACTCATCGGTTCGGGAGTGATTTCTTAACCAACATCCATAATTACCTTATCTTGTCTCTTTCAGAATTAAATACATATGTCGAATAGGATTACTCAGCTCTTCGGAATAAAATACCCTATAATTCAGGCAGGTATGATCTGGGCCAGTGGATGGAAACTTGCCTCTGCAGTCTCAAATGCAGGTGGTCTCGGATTAATTGGTGCCGGGAGTATGTACCCAGAAGTACTGCGGGAACATATTCAAAAATGTAAAGAAGCCACTTCCAAGCCCTTTGGAGTAAATGTACCCATGTTATATCCGGATATTGATAAACTCATGGAGATCATTGTTGAATTGGAGGTGCCTATTGTCTTTACCTCTGCCGGCAATCCCGCAACGTGGACATCCTTTCTAAAAGAAAAGGGAATCAAAGTAGTACATGTGGTAAGCAGCGTAAAATTTGCGCTTAAAGCTCAGCAGGCAGGTGTGGATGCTGTAGTAGCCGAAGGTTTTGA
This DNA window, taken from Muriicola soli, encodes the following:
- the mnmA gene encoding tRNA 2-thiouridine(34) synthase MnmA; amino-acid sequence: MKKVVVGLSGGVDSSVAAFLLKQQGYEVIGLFMKNWHDDSVTISKECPWLEDSNDALIVAEKLGIPFQTVDLSAQYKERIVDYMFREYEMGRTPNPDVLCNREIKFDVFMKIALDLGADFVATGHYCRKGEIRDNQGNVHYQLLAGKDPNKDQSYFLCQLSQQQLARTLFPIGELIKPEVRAIAAEHNLITAEKKDSQGLCFIGKVRLPDFLQQKLKPKRGDIVEVPASALHYHNGIPQFETKADELAYHSEKPDYKLQDGTVVGEHQGAHYFTIGQRKGLDVGGTKEPLFVIGTDVNSNIIYTGQGKSHPGLYRRTLFVKEDEVHWVRPDMALDPDQSLEVMARIRYRQPLQNAKLYKVEQGMYVDFDVKQSAITEGQFVAWYIGEELIGSGVIS